A genome region from Micromonospora peucetia includes the following:
- a CDS encoding roadblock/LC7 domain-containing protein: MSGIGGTEPPLPRRAARDTDTLPPPRRLPPSLAGNTALPYPAIGQELAELRLHIPGVHGCVLGGVDGLLITHNLQTEVDPHDLAALAATTYGLGRQVGLRLGQGDFQQSTVRNADGYLSVYAVSPQALLAVVGEDSINVARLHLHAPGVATRLAGLLDESAHATGHRS, from the coding sequence GTGAGCGGGATCGGCGGCACCGAACCCCCCCTTCCCCGCCGCGCCGCCCGCGACACGGACACCCTGCCGCCACCGCGCCGATTGCCTCCGTCGCTGGCCGGGAACACGGCACTGCCGTACCCGGCGATCGGGCAGGAACTGGCGGAGCTGCGCCTGCACATCCCCGGGGTGCACGGCTGCGTCCTCGGCGGCGTGGACGGCCTGCTCATCACCCACAACCTGCAGACCGAGGTCGACCCGCACGACCTGGCGGCCCTCGCCGCCACCACGTACGGGCTGGGTCGGCAGGTCGGGCTCCGGCTGGGGCAGGGCGACTTCCAGCAGTCCACGGTCCGCAACGCCGACGGCTACCTGAGCGTCTACGCGGTCAGCCCGCAGGCGCTGCTCGCCGTGGTCGGCGAGGACAGCATCAACGTGGCCCGGCTGCACCTGCACGCCCCGGGGGTGGCCACACGGCTCGCCGGCCTGCTGGACGAATCCGCGCACGCCACCGGCCACAGGTCCTGA
- a CDS encoding proline--tRNA ligase, whose translation MLLRMSTLLLRTLREDPADAEVPSHRLLLRAGYIRRAAPGGYTWLPLGKLVLDRITEVVRQEMTAIGDQEVHFPALLPAEPYRTSGRWTEYGDDIFTLADRRGAEHLLAPTHEELAALLVKDLFTSYRDFPVTLFQIQTKFRDEARPRAGLLRGREFLMKDAYSFDLDEAGLTAAYERHRGAYRRIFDRLGLEHTVVHATSGAMGGSASEEFLAATPVGEDTFVGCTACDYAANTEAVTTPAPPAGDPDAQPAAQVHDTPETPTIASLVGLANARRLGGRDDWTAADTLKNVVLALRHPGVTEPELLVVGLPGDREVDLKRLGASVAPATVDVFDGWDAHPELVRGYLGPQVLAKLGIRCLVDPRVVPGSAWLTGANEPGRHATGVVCGRDFVPDGTIEAAEVRPGDPCPACGSGELTTRRGIEIGHIFQLGRRYTDAFAVDVLGPAGKPVRPTMGCYGIGVSRAVAAIAEQHHDERGLVWPESVAPCDVHLVVAGKGPQLEAALELGGRLAAAGLRVLVDDRTQVSAGVKFTDAELIGIPRTVVVGRRLADGYVELRDRASGERVELSVDKLAELLVDRVDRERGDVV comes from the coding sequence ATGCTGCTACGCATGTCGACCCTGCTGCTCCGGACCCTGCGCGAGGACCCGGCCGACGCGGAGGTGCCGAGCCACCGGCTCCTGCTGCGGGCCGGTTACATCCGTCGCGCCGCACCGGGCGGCTACACCTGGCTGCCGCTGGGCAAGCTGGTGCTGGACCGGATCACCGAGGTGGTCCGGCAGGAGATGACGGCGATCGGCGACCAGGAGGTGCACTTCCCGGCGCTGCTGCCGGCCGAGCCGTACCGGACCAGCGGCCGGTGGACGGAGTACGGCGACGACATCTTCACCCTCGCCGACCGGCGCGGCGCGGAACACCTGCTCGCGCCCACCCACGAGGAGTTGGCCGCGCTGCTGGTGAAGGACCTGTTCACCTCGTACCGGGACTTCCCGGTGACGCTCTTCCAGATCCAGACCAAGTTCCGGGACGAGGCTCGGCCCCGCGCCGGCCTGCTGCGCGGGCGCGAGTTCCTGATGAAGGACGCCTACTCGTTCGACCTCGACGAGGCGGGCCTCACGGCGGCGTACGAGCGGCACCGGGGCGCGTACCGGCGGATCTTCGACCGGCTCGGGCTGGAGCACACCGTCGTGCACGCGACGTCCGGGGCGATGGGCGGTTCGGCGTCGGAGGAGTTCCTGGCGGCGACACCCGTCGGCGAGGACACCTTCGTCGGCTGCACCGCCTGCGACTACGCGGCCAACACCGAGGCGGTGACCACACCCGCCCCGCCGGCCGGCGACCCCGACGCGCAGCCGGCGGCCCAGGTGCACGACACCCCCGAGACCCCGACCATCGCCAGCCTGGTCGGGCTGGCCAACGCCCGGCGGCTGGGCGGGCGGGACGACTGGACCGCCGCCGACACCCTGAAGAACGTGGTGCTCGCCCTGCGCCACCCCGGCGTGACCGAGCCCGAACTGCTGGTGGTCGGGTTGCCCGGCGACCGCGAGGTCGACCTGAAGCGGCTCGGCGCCTCGGTCGCCCCCGCCACCGTGGACGTCTTCGACGGCTGGGACGCCCACCCCGAGCTGGTCCGTGGCTACCTCGGCCCACAGGTGCTGGCGAAGCTCGGCATCCGCTGTCTGGTCGACCCCCGGGTGGTGCCGGGCAGCGCCTGGCTGACCGGCGCGAACGAGCCGGGCCGGCACGCGACGGGGGTCGTCTGCGGCCGGGACTTCGTGCCTGACGGCACGATCGAGGCGGCCGAGGTGCGCCCCGGCGACCCCTGCCCGGCCTGCGGCAGCGGCGAGCTGACCACGCGGCGGGGCATCGAGATCGGGCACATCTTCCAGCTCGGTCGCCGCTACACCGACGCCTTCGCCGTCGACGTCCTCGGCCCCGCCGGCAAGCCCGTCCGGCCGACCATGGGCTGCTACGGGATCGGCGTGTCCCGCGCGGTCGCGGCGATCGCCGAACAGCACCACGACGAGCGGGGACTGGTCTGGCCGGAGTCGGTCGCGCCGTGCGACGTACACCTGGTGGTCGCCGGCAAGGGGCCGCAGTTGGAGGCGGCGCTGGAGCTCGGCGGGCGGCTCGCCGCCGCCGGCCTGCGGGTGCTCGTCGACGACCGGACGCAGGTCTCCGCCGGGGTGAAGTTCACCGACGCCGAGCTGATCGGCATCCCGCGCACCGTCGTGGTCGGCCGACGTCTCGCCGACGGGTACGTGGAACTTCGCGACCGGGCGTCCGGCGAGCGCGTCGAACTGTCGGTCGACAAACTGGCGGAACTGCTCGTCGATCGGGTAGACCGGGAGCGCGGGGACGTGGTGTAG
- a CDS encoding CBS domain-containing protein has product MTGYRVSDVMTKQVIYLPAETTLDEAARVMKEADIGDVVVTDGATLAGMLTDRDIVVRAVAERSDPASTTIGSIITREVVMIEQHSTAAEAAALMRERGIRRVLVCDSDRKLVGIVSLGDLAMQLDPSSALSDISEQAPTV; this is encoded by the coding sequence ATGACCGGTTACCGGGTCAGCGACGTGATGACGAAGCAGGTCATCTACCTGCCCGCCGAGACCACCCTTGACGAGGCGGCCAGGGTGATGAAGGAGGCGGACATCGGCGACGTGGTGGTCACCGACGGTGCCACTCTCGCCGGCATGCTCACCGACCGGGACATCGTCGTCCGGGCGGTGGCCGAGCGCAGCGACCCGGCCAGCACCACGATCGGCTCGATCATCACCCGCGAGGTGGTGATGATCGAGCAGCACTCGACCGCGGCCGAGGCGGCGGCCCTGATGCGGGAGCGGGGCATCCGGCGGGTGCTGGTCTGCGACAGCGACCGCAAGCTGGTCGGCATCGTCTCCCTCGGCGACCTCGCCATGCAGCTCGACCCCAGCTCCGCGCTCAGCGACATCAGCGAACAGGCACCCACCGTCTGA
- a CDS encoding SufE family protein, producing MSSMPARLSEIVDEFADAPRDVVLEMLLEYADVIPPLPAGSADREGMEQVPECQTAFFLRARVTSEKTVETLFDCPPEAPTTRAFAGILAEGLAGASADEVLDVPDDLYQRMGLAQVISPLRVRGGTAILARLKRQVREQIG from the coding sequence ATGTCATCCATGCCGGCCAGGCTTTCCGAGATCGTCGACGAGTTCGCCGACGCGCCCCGCGACGTGGTGCTGGAGATGCTGCTGGAGTATGCCGACGTCATCCCGCCGCTACCCGCCGGCTCCGCCGACCGGGAGGGCATGGAGCAGGTGCCGGAGTGCCAGACGGCGTTCTTCCTGCGCGCCCGGGTGACTTCGGAGAAGACGGTGGAGACCCTCTTCGACTGCCCGCCGGAGGCGCCCACCACGCGCGCCTTCGCCGGCATCCTCGCCGAAGGGCTGGCCGGGGCGAGCGCGGACGAGGTGCTCGACGTGCCCGACGACCTCTACCAGCGGATGGGGCTGGCCCAGGTGATCAGCCCGCTGCGGGTGCGTGGCGGCACGGCCATCCTGGCCCGGCTCAAGCGGCAGGTCCGGGAACAGATCGGCTGA